From a region of the Neisseria subflava genome:
- a CDS encoding DksA/TraR family C4-type zinc finger protein: protein MAGGWAPDGAEQAQIDANLDDALASARQNLPSGESARKCVECGEPIPEARRRALPGVQLCIACQEEADKQQQFHYAYNRRGSKDSQLK from the coding sequence ATGGCTGGCGGCTGGGCGCCTGACGGCGCGGAACAGGCGCAAATCGACGCCAATTTGGACGATGCGCTGGCCTCTGCCCGGCAAAACCTGCCCTCCGGCGAAAGCGCCCGTAAATGTGTGGAATGCGGCGAGCCGATTCCCGAAGCCCGCCGTCGCGCTCTACCCGGCGTGCAGTTGTGTATTGCCTGCCAAGAAGAAGCGGACAAGCAACAGCAATTCCACTACGCCTACAACCGGCGTGGCAGTAAGGACAGCCAGTTGAAATAG
- the iscU gene encoding Fe-S cluster assembly scaffold IscU, giving the protein MAYSDKVIDHYENPRNVGTFDKDEESVGTGMVGAPACGDVMRLQIKVNDEGIIEDAKFKTYGCGSAIASSSLITEWVKGKSLDDALAIKNSEIAEELELPPVKIHCSILAEDAVKAAVADYKKKKGV; this is encoded by the coding sequence ATGGCATACAGCGATAAAGTAATCGACCACTATGAAAACCCCCGCAATGTCGGTACTTTCGACAAAGACGAAGAGTCTGTCGGCACCGGCATGGTCGGCGCGCCGGCTTGCGGCGACGTGATGCGCCTGCAAATCAAAGTGAACGACGAAGGCATCATCGAAGACGCCAAATTCAAAACTTACGGCTGCGGCTCTGCCATCGCTTCTTCCAGCCTGATTACCGAGTGGGTCAAAGGCAAAAGCCTGGATGACGCGCTGGCAATAAAAAACAGCGAAATCGCTGAAGAATTGGAACTGCCACCGGTAAAAATCCACTGCTCCATCTTGGCTGAAGATGCGGTAAAAGCCGCTGTGGCGGACTACAAAAAGAAAAAAGGCGTATAA